A stretch of Paenibacillus mucilaginosus 3016 DNA encodes these proteins:
- the fliY gene encoding flagellar motor switch phosphatase FliY codes for MTNKDYLSQEEIDALLKQSSDNGSDEGGTSGSGFAPITEEYLTSLEQDALGEIGNITFGSAATALSTLLGKKVDITTPKVSVIARDDLMMEFPKPHVAINVNYVDGFDGINLLVIKKIDAQVIANLMMGGDGTNVAEEELTEIHVSAVQEAMNQMMGSSATSMSTIFNRFVNISPPGVDIINLSEGQDMTTIPQEDVFIKISFRLTIGDLIDSNIMQLLPVAFAKDMVNILMGGGSTEEVAAAAAPAPAAAHAAPAAAPAPAHAPAAAAPAAAHAAPPQPAYPGYDAYGQPAASMQPPMMPQQPYGQPGYGQPPMYPPMGAPMYPPQPAAYGMPAGRNVNVQPAQFTSFQAPNMMQADDTNLNLLLDIPLKVTVELGRTNKVIKDILELSQGSIIELDKLAGEPVDILVNNKLIAKGEVVVIDENFGVRVTDIVNQMDRLQKLNL; via the coding sequence ATGACGAATAAAGATTACTTGTCCCAAGAAGAGATCGACGCTCTGCTCAAACAGTCTTCGGATAATGGATCCGATGAAGGCGGCACCTCCGGTTCCGGCTTCGCGCCGATCACCGAAGAATATCTGACCTCCCTGGAGCAGGATGCCCTCGGCGAGATCGGGAACATTACCTTCGGCAGCGCCGCAACCGCTCTGTCCACGCTGCTCGGCAAGAAAGTCGACATCACGACGCCGAAGGTCTCCGTGATTGCCCGCGACGACCTCATGATGGAGTTTCCGAAGCCGCACGTGGCGATCAACGTCAATTATGTCGACGGGTTTGACGGCATTAACCTGCTAGTCATCAAAAAGATCGACGCCCAGGTCATTGCGAACCTAATGATGGGCGGAGACGGCACAAATGTGGCAGAGGAAGAGCTGACCGAGATCCACGTCAGTGCGGTCCAGGAAGCGATGAACCAGATGATGGGCTCCTCGGCGACGTCGATGTCCACGATTTTTAATCGCTTTGTAAATATTTCTCCACCGGGTGTCGACATAATAAACTTATCGGAAGGTCAGGACATGACCACGATCCCGCAGGAAGATGTCTTCATCAAGATTTCTTTCCGCCTGACAATCGGCGACCTGATCGATTCGAACATCATGCAGCTGCTCCCGGTCGCGTTCGCCAAGGATATGGTCAACATCCTGATGGGCGGGGGCTCCACCGAGGAAGTGGCAGCCGCAGCGGCTCCTGCACCGGCAGCAGCCCATGCAGCACCGGCGGCCGCACCGGCACCGGCACATGCGCCGGCCGCAGCCGCACCGGCGGCAGCGCACGCAGCGCCTCCGCAGCCGGCTTATCCGGGCTACGACGCGTACGGCCAGCCGGCAGCCTCCATGCAGCCGCCGATGATGCCGCAGCAGCCTTACGGCCAGCCGGGCTACGGCCAGCCGCCGATGTACCCGCCGATGGGCGCACCGATGTATCCGCCGCAGCCGGCCGCTTACGGCATGCCGGCAGGCCGCAATGTGAATGTCCAGCCGGCCCAGTTCACGTCCTTCCAGGCGCCGAACATGATGCAGGCCGACGATACGAACCTGAATCTGCTGCTTGATATTCCGCTGAAGGTTACGGTGGAGCTCGGCCGTACGAACAAAGTCATCAAGGACATTCTGGAGCTGTCCCAAGGTTCGATTATTGAACTGGATAAATTGGCGGGTGAGCCGGTTGATATTCTGGTTAATAATAAATTGATTGCCAAAGGCGAGGTTGTCGTAATCGACGAGAACTTCGGTGTCCGTGTCACCGACATTGTGAACCAAATGGACCGCCTGCAAAAACTGAATCTCTAA
- the flhB gene encoding flagellar biosynthesis protein FlhB has protein sequence MAATHRLRLDLQLFSGEKTEAATPKKKQDARKKGQVAKSMDLSAAFILFFSFLTFYLFGGFMKEHLIGLFRTIFSDYLLMNLSLDNVMVLVEKVMVEMMFILGPILGATLLIAVASNYMQVGFLVTGEGLKMQFNKINPIEGVKKLFSARAAVDFLKSVLKMTIIGIVVYNTLMNERSNIMQLAHLPMEEIVLYSSSVTMMLGIKIGGILIGLALFDYMYQRYDHAKTLRMSKQDIKDEYKKTEGDPHIKGKIREKQRRMAMQRMMQDVPKADVIITNPTHFAVAIQYDASKMGAPSVIAKGTDFMALKIREKAKEHGVMIMENRPLARALYAQVEIGEPIPGDMFQAVAEVLAYVYKMKGKAN, from the coding sequence ATGGCTGCAACGCATCGATTGAGACTGGATCTGCAGCTGTTCTCCGGAGAGAAGACCGAAGCTGCAACTCCGAAGAAAAAGCAGGATGCCCGAAAGAAAGGGCAGGTCGCCAAAAGTATGGACCTCTCGGCCGCCTTTATCTTGTTCTTCTCCTTCTTGACCTTTTATCTGTTCGGCGGATTTATGAAAGAACATCTAATCGGACTTTTTCGTACCATCTTTAGCGATTACCTCCTAATGAATTTGTCACTCGACAATGTTATGGTTCTTGTAGAGAAAGTTATGGTCGAAATGATGTTCATTCTCGGGCCGATCCTGGGGGCGACTCTGCTGATCGCTGTGGCGAGCAACTATATGCAGGTCGGCTTTCTGGTTACGGGAGAAGGGCTCAAGATGCAGTTTAATAAGATCAACCCGATCGAAGGCGTGAAAAAGCTCTTTTCGGCCCGTGCCGCGGTTGATTTTCTGAAGTCGGTTCTGAAGATGACCATTATCGGTATCGTTGTCTATAACACGCTCATGAACGAGCGCTCGAATATTATGCAGCTGGCGCATCTGCCGATGGAGGAGATCGTACTCTACTCTTCCTCCGTTACGATGATGCTCGGCATCAAGATCGGCGGTATTCTCATCGGGCTGGCGCTCTTCGATTATATGTATCAGCGTTATGACCACGCCAAGACCCTGCGGATGTCAAAGCAGGATATCAAGGATGAATATAAGAAGACCGAGGGTGACCCTCATATCAAAGGGAAGATCCGCGAGAAGCAGCGCCGTATGGCGATGCAGCGGATGATGCAGGACGTGCCCAAAGCGGACGTCATCATCACGAACCCGACCCACTTCGCGGTGGCGATCCAGTACGACGCGTCGAAGATGGGCGCTCCTTCGGTGATTGCCAAAGGTACCGATTTCATGGCCCTCAAGATCCGTGAGAAAGCCAAGGAGCACGGCGTGATGATCATGGAGAACCGTCCGCTGGCCCGTGCGCTCTATGCGCAGGTAGAGATCGGGGAACCGATTCCGGGCGATATGTTCCAGGCAGTGGCCGAAGTTCTCGCTTACGTGTATAAGATGAAAGGCAAGGCGAACTAA
- a CDS encoding flagellar basal body-associated FliL family protein — protein sequence MFKSKIFIMVVAILIAITLILTAAFVLWNYMDKSSDPQAQAQQTAEQVKPKKKLKPEEIKANTAVMKDVLTNLSGGSKFIKVSLAFELESADGKAAFDLMDSQMKAIVIQTLADMKPEEVTGSKGFDNLGAALMNKMNPMLEEGSKVSRIMVTDIVLQ from the coding sequence GTGTTTAAAAGTAAAATATTCATCATGGTCGTAGCCATCCTTATTGCGATAACATTGATCCTGACGGCGGCCTTCGTGCTGTGGAACTACATGGACAAATCGAGCGATCCCCAGGCGCAGGCGCAGCAGACGGCAGAGCAAGTGAAGCCGAAGAAGAAGCTGAAGCCGGAAGAGATTAAAGCGAACACCGCGGTCATGAAGGATGTACTGACCAACCTGTCCGGCGGCAGCAAGTTTATCAAGGTCAGCCTGGCGTTCGAGCTGGAGAGCGCGGACGGCAAAGCGGCCTTCGATCTGATGGATTCGCAGATGAAGGCGATCGTGATTCAGACCCTCGCCGATATGAAGCCCGAGGAAGTAACGGGCAGCAAAGGCTTCGATAACCTCGGAGCGGCACTGATGAACAAGATGAACCCGATGCTCGAGGAAGGCAGCAAGGTCTCGCGCATTATGGTTACCGATATTGTGCTTCAATAA
- the fliP gene encoding flagellar type III secretion system pore protein FliP (The bacterial flagellar biogenesis protein FliP forms a type III secretion system (T3SS)-type pore required for flagellar assembly.) yields the protein MNNKKQLLLMLLALAVLLPLAGGQAYAADPIPGIDIDIGGAANTPQGGSNTVMILLLISVLSIAPAILVLMTSFTRIIIVLSFVRTSLGTQAMPPNQVLIGLALFLTFFIMAPTFGEVNQTALQPYMRGELSQTQALNTAAVSMKRFMFKHTREKDLKLFLDYSKAAPPTGVEDTPLTALVPAYAISELKTAFQMGFMIFIPFLVIDMVIASTLMAMGMMMLPPVMISLPFKILLFILVDGWYLIVRSLLLSYNA from the coding sequence ATGAATAACAAGAAACAGCTGCTGTTGATGCTTCTGGCGCTCGCAGTCCTGCTTCCGCTGGCAGGCGGACAGGCTTATGCGGCCGATCCGATCCCCGGCATCGACATCGATATCGGCGGGGCGGCCAATACGCCGCAGGGCGGTTCCAACACGGTCATGATCCTGCTGCTCATCTCGGTCCTCAGCATCGCACCGGCGATCCTGGTCCTCATGACAAGCTTCACCCGGATCATCATCGTACTGAGCTTCGTCCGCACCTCGCTGGGGACGCAGGCGATGCCGCCGAACCAGGTGCTGATCGGACTCGCGCTCTTCCTGACCTTCTTCATCATGGCTCCAACGTTCGGTGAAGTGAACCAGACGGCCCTGCAGCCGTATATGCGCGGGGAGCTGAGCCAGACGCAGGCGCTGAATACAGCAGCCGTGTCCATGAAGAGGTTCATGTTCAAGCATACGAGAGAGAAAGATTTGAAGCTTTTCCTCGATTACTCCAAGGCGGCTCCGCCGACCGGAGTGGAGGATACGCCGCTTACGGCACTCGTGCCGGCTTATGCCATCAGTGAGCTCAAGACGGCTTTTCAGATGGGTTTTATGATCTTCATTCCCTTTCTTGTCATTGATATGGTCATTGCAAGTACGCTCATGGCGATGGGGATGATGATGCTGCCGCCGGTCATGATTTCGCTTCCATTTAAGATATTATTGTTCATACTGGTGGATGGTTGGTACCTCATTGTAAGGTCACTTCTGCTCAGTTATAATGCATAG
- the flhA gene encoding flagellar biosynthesis protein FlhA: MKPKDLVVLVGVIGIILMMVVPLPIWLLDVLLIINISIALGIILIGMNTKEALEFSIFPALLLITTLFRLALNVSTTRNILANADAGNVVMTFGSFVAGGNLVVGFVIFIILVLVQFIVITKGSERVAEVAARFTLDAMPGKQMAIDADLNAGLINETQAKERREKISREADFYGAMDGASKFVKGDAIAGIIMLFINILGGLVIGMTMKGMSLSEAGKLYSLMTIGDGLVSQIPALLISTAAGIIVTRANSEGNLAHDLTKQMTAYPKLLYIIAGTVAGLGIFTPIHLTVTLPIAALLAFAANKLQKNAAKKEMADVQLEEEQQIEEVRSPESVISLLQVDPIEFEFGYGLIPLADTQQGGDLLDRIILIRRQCALELGVVVPVIRIRDNIQLRPNEYVIKIKGNMVARGDLLLNHYLAMSPGYDDDSITGIDTLEPAFGLPALWIDEATKERAELSGYTVVDPPSVVATHLTEIIKKHAHELLGRQETKALIENVRETYPALVDDLIPNVLSIGDVQKVLVKLLREKISVRDLVTILETLADYGTYTKDHEILAEYVRQALSRQITQQFAAAGDSLKVITVGPSLEKKIAESVQQSDQGSYLALDPASTQVIYQRISDQVTKLLQAGQQPVVLTSPTIRMYLRQLLERTMQDIPVLSYSELEPNVEIQSMGVVNL; this comes from the coding sequence ATGAAACCCAAAGACCTAGTGGTTCTGGTCGGCGTGATCGGCATTATCCTGATGATGGTGGTGCCGCTGCCGATCTGGCTGCTTGATGTCCTTCTCATTATTAATATATCCATTGCGCTCGGAATTATTTTGATCGGGATGAACACGAAGGAAGCGCTGGAGTTCTCCATTTTCCCGGCCCTTCTGCTCATCACCACCTTGTTCCGGCTGGCTCTCAACGTGTCCACCACGCGTAATATTCTCGCCAATGCCGATGCCGGTAACGTCGTCATGACGTTCGGATCGTTCGTGGCGGGAGGCAACCTCGTCGTCGGTTTCGTTATCTTTATCATTCTGGTGCTTGTGCAGTTTATCGTGATCACCAAAGGCTCCGAGCGCGTAGCGGAAGTGGCGGCGAGATTTACGCTCGATGCGATGCCGGGGAAGCAGATGGCGATCGATGCCGACCTGAATGCGGGTCTCATCAACGAAACCCAGGCGAAGGAACGCCGTGAGAAAATCTCGCGTGAAGCAGATTTCTACGGAGCGATGGACGGTGCGAGTAAGTTCGTGAAAGGGGACGCGATCGCAGGCATCATCATGCTCTTCATCAACATCCTCGGCGGTCTCGTCATCGGGATGACGATGAAAGGAATGTCCCTGTCCGAAGCGGGAAAACTGTATTCATTAATGACGATCGGTGACGGTCTCGTATCGCAGATCCCGGCGCTCCTCATTTCGACAGCTGCAGGTATCATCGTAACCCGTGCCAACTCCGAAGGGAACCTGGCGCATGACCTGACGAAGCAGATGACGGCTTATCCGAAGCTGCTCTACATCATCGCCGGTACGGTGGCCGGGCTCGGTATCTTTACCCCGATCCACCTGACCGTGACGCTGCCGATCGCAGCTCTGCTTGCCTTCGCGGCGAACAAGCTGCAGAAGAATGCGGCGAAGAAGGAAATGGCGGATGTGCAGCTCGAGGAAGAACAGCAGATCGAAGAAGTGCGCAGCCCCGAGAGCGTCATCTCGCTGCTGCAGGTGGATCCGATCGAGTTCGAATTCGGCTACGGACTCATTCCGCTGGCCGATACCCAGCAGGGCGGCGACCTGCTCGACCGGATCATTCTGATCCGCCGCCAGTGCGCCCTGGAGCTTGGTGTGGTCGTTCCGGTCATCCGGATCCGCGACAACATCCAGCTGCGGCCTAACGAGTATGTAATCAAGATCAAAGGCAACATGGTGGCCAGAGGCGATCTGCTGCTGAACCACTACCTGGCGATGAGCCCGGGTTACGACGACGATTCGATCACGGGAATCGACACGCTGGAGCCGGCATTCGGGCTTCCGGCCCTGTGGATCGACGAGGCCACGAAGGAGCGCGCCGAGCTGTCCGGTTATACGGTGGTCGATCCTCCGTCCGTGGTGGCGACCCACCTCACCGAGATCATCAAGAAGCACGCCCACGAGCTGCTCGGCCGTCAGGAGACGAAGGCGCTCATCGAGAACGTGCGCGAAACGTACCCGGCACTGGTCGACGACCTCATTCCGAACGTCCTGTCGATCGGCGACGTACAGAAAGTTTTGGTCAAACTGCTTCGTGAAAAAATATCGGTGCGGGATTTGGTTACCATATTAGAGACACTTGCCGATTATGGCACATACACCAAAGATCACGAGATCCTGGCCGAGTACGTCAGACAGGCCCTTTCGAGACAGATCACCCAGCAGTTTGCGGCGGCCGGCGATTCCCTGAAAGTCATCACCGTCGGCCCAAGCCTCGAGAAGAAGATTGCGGAGTCCGTGCAGCAGTCCGATCAGGGCAGCTACCTGGCGCTGGACCCGGCGTCCACGCAGGTGATTTACCAGCGGATCAGCGATCAGGTCACGAAGCTTCTCCAAGCCGGACAGCAGCCGGTGGTGCTGACATCGCCTACGATCCGGATGTATCTGCGGCAGCTGCTGGAGCGCACAATGCAGGATATTCCGGTATTGTCCTACAGCGAGCTTGAGCCTAATGTCGAAATCCAAAGCATGGGGGTTGTGAACTTATGA
- a CDS encoding response regulator codes for MANRILIVDDAAFMRMMIRDILSKNGYEVVGEANDGAQALEKFKELKPDLVTMDITMPEMDGIQALKEIKKLDGGAKVIMCSAMGQQAMVIDAIQAGAKDFIVKPFQADRVIEAIKKTLG; via the coding sequence ATGGCAAACCGAATTCTGATTGTTGACGACGCAGCTTTTATGAGAATGATGATCCGCGATATCCTCTCCAAGAACGGTTATGAAGTTGTAGGGGAAGCCAACGACGGTGCGCAGGCGCTTGAGAAGTTCAAAGAGCTGAAGCCGGACCTCGTGACGATGGACATCACCATGCCTGAGATGGACGGCATCCAGGCACTCAAGGAAATCAAGAAGCTCGACGGCGGCGCCAAAGTGATCATGTGTTCGGCCATGGGCCAGCAGGCGATGGTTATCGACGCGATCCAGGCGGGAGCGAAGGACTTCATCGTGAAGCCGTTCCAGGCTGACCGCGTTATCGAAGCGATCAAGAAAACACTCGGCTAA
- a CDS encoding flagellar FlbD family protein, whose translation MVLLTRLNGNPFYLNAFLIESIEATPDTMISLVNGKKIMVLEPASDVVLSIQQFLQTIGVVGSTIKTLDTEGS comes from the coding sequence ATGGTACTGCTTACCCGCTTGAACGGCAACCCGTTCTATCTCAATGCTTTTCTGATCGAGAGCATCGAAGCTACGCCGGATACCATGATTTCTCTCGTGAACGGGAAGAAGATCATGGTGCTGGAGCCAGCCTCGGATGTTGTCCTCTCCATACAGCAGTTTTTGCAAACCATTGGAGTCGTTGGCAGCACGATCAAAACTCTGGATACGGAGGGTTCATAG
- a CDS encoding flagellar biosynthetic protein FliO, protein MILKVIFFLIIIIGIFFLIMKVLAKRNTWMAGRALRSLGGLPLGQNKSIQIVEIGSSLYIVGVGENIQLLEKIVDEAEVASITEMMSTNQTFAAPGFESALNWLKKLRKDPVEEEEVDVTATFQQVFHSKMQGLAGRKQMMEEMMNQDSNAERLNDKHGKNQDE, encoded by the coding sequence ATGATACTCAAGGTGATCTTCTTTCTTATCATTATTATCGGCATCTTTTTCTTGATCATGAAGGTTCTCGCCAAAAGAAATACATGGATGGCCGGAAGGGCGCTCCGCTCACTCGGAGGACTCCCGCTCGGACAGAACAAATCGATCCAGATCGTCGAGATCGGCAGCTCGCTTTACATCGTTGGCGTAGGCGAGAACATCCAGCTGCTCGAGAAGATCGTGGATGAGGCGGAGGTCGCGTCCATCACAGAGATGATGAGCACGAATCAAACGTTCGCGGCTCCGGGCTTCGAATCGGCGCTGAACTGGCTCAAGAAGCTTCGCAAGGATCCGGTGGAAGAGGAAGAGGTTGATGTGACCGCCACATTCCAGCAGGTGTTCCACAGCAAGATGCAGGGATTGGCCGGCCGCAAGCAGATGATGGAAGAGATGATGAACCAAGATTCCAATGCAGAACGGTTGAATGATAAACATGGGAAAAACCAAGATGAATAA
- a CDS encoding MinD/ParA family protein, producing MNDQAQGLRNLIKTQETANDRATRIITVTSGKGGVGKSNFTLNFALALQKKGLKVLVFDADIGLANIDVLMGVSPKYSLYHLLKREKTIWEIIHTGYNDLQFIAGGSGFNDLIRLSDEQLDYFAAQVEQLNGHVDVIIFDTGAGLSKETLKFIVAAQETIVVTTPEPTSITDAYAIIKMVNSMNYQIPFKLVVNRVTDWREGRQTADKISMVAKQFLSLDIPTLGYVVDDSSVSKAVKKQVPFTVAFPDSAASKSINDLADDFIAGHIPAQQERGAIKGFLSKMMKMLKQ from the coding sequence ATGAATGATCAGGCACAAGGACTGCGGAATCTCATTAAGACCCAAGAGACGGCGAATGACAGAGCGACGCGGATCATCACCGTAACGAGCGGCAAGGGCGGCGTGGGCAAATCGAACTTTACGCTGAACTTCGCTCTCGCGCTTCAGAAAAAAGGACTTAAGGTTCTCGTCTTCGATGCCGATATTGGTCTTGCGAACATTGATGTGCTCATGGGGGTTTCCCCTAAGTACAGCTTGTATCATCTGCTCAAAAGAGAGAAGACCATCTGGGAAATCATCCATACGGGGTATAACGACCTGCAGTTTATTGCAGGAGGCTCGGGCTTCAATGACCTGATCCGTCTCTCGGACGAGCAGCTCGATTATTTCGCCGCCCAGGTGGAGCAGCTTAACGGCCATGTGGACGTCATTATCTTCGATACGGGCGCCGGACTTTCCAAGGAAACCCTGAAGTTCATCGTGGCGGCCCAGGAGACGATTGTCGTAACGACACCGGAGCCGACATCAATCACCGATGCGTATGCGATCATCAAGATGGTGAACTCGATGAATTACCAGATCCCGTTCAAGCTCGTGGTGAACCGGGTGACCGATTGGCGGGAAGGCCGGCAGACGGCGGATAAAATCAGCATGGTAGCCAAACAATTCTTAAGTCTGGACATTCCGACGCTCGGCTACGTGGTGGATGACAGTTCGGTATCCAAAGCCGTCAAGAAGCAGGTGCCGTTCACCGTGGCCTTCCCGGACAGTGCAGCATCCAAATCCATTAACGATTTGGCGGACGATTTCATTGCGGGTCATATCCCGGCACAGCAGGAGAGGGGAGCCATCAAGGGCTTCCTGAGCAAAATGATGAAGATGCTGAAGCAGTAA
- the fliQ gene encoding flagellar biosynthesis protein FliQ yields the protein MSSEFVIRLAGEAVYITLKASAPMLVLALVVGLVISVFQATTQIQEQTLAFVPKIVIVLLAMLVFGPWIMTTLVDFTYNLMSNLHKYVG from the coding sequence ATGAGTTCGGAATTCGTTATTCGGTTGGCTGGTGAGGCGGTATACATTACCTTGAAGGCCAGCGCCCCCATGCTCGTGCTTGCTCTGGTCGTAGGCCTCGTCATCTCGGTCTTCCAAGCGACCACGCAGATCCAAGAGCAGACGCTGGCGTTCGTTCCTAAGATCGTCATCGTACTTCTTGCCATGCTGGTCTTCGGTCCGTGGATCATGACCACGCTCGTGGATTTTACGTACAACCTCATGAGTAACCTTCACAAATACGTCGGATAG
- the fliR gene encoding flagellar biosynthetic protein FliR, whose protein sequence is MDWLAANLPGFLLYFCRVTSFFVIAPIFSAQNVPAQMKIGLSFFVAFIAFVGTGTGSPVAMDSLFVLTLVREVLVGLCLGFIAYMFISVLQIAGSFIDISIGFGMSNVIDPLTGTQSPLIGNLKYMIALLLFLGFDGHHYLLEAIMRSYEWVPLSNDMFAKAYNGQLSEFMVTTFTTVFALSFQMAAPLVVALFLTDVGLGLLARVAPQFNIFVIGLPVKMLLGFILLVVLFPGYEMIFKDLFSKMLDSMGKFFGLFTAAPGKS, encoded by the coding sequence ATGGATTGGCTCGCAGCGAATCTCCCTGGGTTTCTCCTGTATTTCTGCCGGGTGACGTCCTTCTTCGTGATTGCACCCATCTTCTCGGCACAGAACGTTCCGGCACAGATGAAGATCGGCCTCTCGTTCTTCGTGGCCTTCATCGCCTTCGTCGGCACGGGTACGGGATCGCCTGTGGCGATGGATTCCCTTTTTGTCCTGACCCTGGTCCGCGAGGTGCTCGTCGGATTGTGCCTCGGTTTTATCGCCTACATGTTCATCTCGGTTCTGCAGATCGCAGGATCGTTCATCGATATTTCGATCGGGTTCGGGATGTCGAACGTGATCGACCCGCTGACGGGGACCCAGAGCCCGCTCATCGGCAACCTGAAATATATGATCGCCCTGCTGCTGTTTCTGGGATTCGACGGACATCATTACCTGCTTGAAGCGATCATGAGAAGCTACGAATGGGTGCCTCTCAGCAACGACATGTTCGCTAAAGCGTACAACGGACAGCTGTCCGAGTTCATGGTGACTACCTTCACTACGGTGTTCGCCTTATCGTTTCAGATGGCGGCCCCTTTGGTTGTGGCGCTGTTCCTCACCGACGTCGGGCTGGGTCTGCTGGCACGTGTGGCGCCGCAGTTCAACATTTTCGTGATCGGGCTTCCGGTCAAGATGCTTCTGGGATTCATTCTTCTGGTGGTGTTGTTCCCGGGGTATGAAATGATCTTCAAGGATTTGTTCAGCAAGATGCTGGATTCGATGGGCAAATTCTTCGGCCTGTTCACGGCCGCGCCAGGTAAAAGCTGA
- the fliM gene encoding flagellar motor switch protein FliM, with amino-acid sequence MVDVLSQNEIDALLAALSSGEMDAEELKKEETQKKVRAYDFKRAVRFSKDHIRSLTRIHENFARYLTTYFSAQLRTFVQINVVQVEQLPYDEFIRSIPKMTILNIFEAEPLEGRMVLEVHPNVAFAMLDRLLGGAGTSPSKINALTEIETIVMERIFARAFESLQEAWKTVIDLEPRLEALETNPQFMQIVSPNETIALISLSTKIGDTTGMINLCIPHVVIEPIMPRLSVHHWFVSQKKTSAPEEQAALQSRVHKAKLPIIAELGTSTISVGEFLNLNAGDVIPLTKSVDQPLDIRIGEKLKFYGTPGTAKGKLAVQISEIVNEGVEENDE; translated from the coding sequence ATGGTTGATGTGCTTTCTCAGAATGAGATTGACGCCCTGCTCGCGGCGCTTTCCTCTGGAGAGATGGATGCGGAGGAGCTCAAGAAGGAAGAGACGCAGAAGAAGGTTCGCGCCTATGACTTCAAAAGAGCCGTCCGCTTCTCCAAAGACCATATCCGCAGCTTGACGCGGATCCACGAGAACTTTGCAAGATACTTGACGACTTACTTTTCGGCACAGCTTCGCACCTTCGTACAGATTAACGTCGTACAGGTCGAGCAGCTGCCTTACGACGAGTTCATCCGCTCCATTCCGAAGATGACGATCCTCAATATCTTCGAGGCCGAGCCGCTCGAAGGACGGATGGTGCTTGAGGTTCACCCGAACGTAGCCTTCGCGATGCTGGACCGCCTTCTGGGCGGGGCGGGAACAAGCCCGTCCAAGATTAACGCGCTGACGGAGATTGAGACGATCGTCATGGAGCGGATCTTCGCCCGGGCGTTCGAGAGCCTGCAGGAAGCCTGGAAGACGGTCATTGATCTGGAGCCTAGACTTGAGGCGCTGGAGACCAACCCGCAGTTCATGCAGATCGTCTCCCCGAACGAGACGATCGCCCTGATCTCGCTCAGCACGAAGATCGGCGACACAACAGGGATGATTAACCTGTGTATCCCGCACGTGGTCATCGAGCCGATCATGCCGAGATTGTCCGTGCACCACTGGTTCGTCTCCCAGAAGAAGACCAGCGCACCGGAAGAACAGGCCGCTTTGCAGTCGAGGGTTCATAAAGCGAAGCTGCCGATTATTGCAGAGCTGGGAACCTCCACCATATCCGTCGGAGAATTTCTGAATCTGAATGCCGGAGATGTTATCCCCCTTACCAAGTCCGTAGATCAGCCGCTCGATATCCGCATCGGAGAGAAATTGAAGTTCTACGGGACACCGGGAACCGCCAAAGGGAAGCTGGCCGTGCAAATCAGTGAAATTGTAAACGAAGGAGTGGAAGAGAATGACGAATAA